aattaaacaagtatttgaccaattcgttccacagagagcaggtaattgaaaacttgaactattaattattctaagatttaaaaaggggagttttgttgtaaaactgattaaacgcgaaagtaaattaaacttaactcaataagaaacaaaggtatccacttagctacaattccctaggctaggattgctcggttaaactcgttaagtaaacaattataatgatgtgacactgtatttatctgtcgattcctatagtttaagactagcaacctaagtataattgtcgttaacctagaattactaaccaattcacaacgatattactcaagattataatctaacttaggttggtttggtgtcccttacaacctcacaattattgtgactaatttcaagctcaaccactatacgattaattttattatcggtgtccctcataaaatctcacgtattcctaaattattcacgttcaataatctagtaaaagctattaatcaatttaactgtcgttagttgatcaataacttccgtgatttaacaatcaataagctttaataacggtggatcttagctagacataaacttgtgtaattttaattaattgtcgttaaccaaaagatcgcaatccatcacctaggttcatgcatctaagcgaatactaaataattagctactcatggtaaagcaaagaacaaataaataagaagaacaattaaacataatcattgaattgaatgaagaacaaattaataaaagtaataaaagttagtataaagattaaactaaccaagaatgatattgtagcttaaacccttgtaaaataatgaagaaagacaaagaaattcgtaactaatgttgctgtgaaagaagattcgtaaataaaactgcataccctaaattggggtaaaattcgtctatttataggagCTGGAAAAACAGCTGGAACCGACCCAAgtcgcgatccgcgacaacccatcgcgatccgcgacaacCTCATCGCGATACGCGATGACCAGGACGCGACAAAGTCACTTGAAACGCGACAAAATGGTCAGAATGcccttttttccatgtcgtgttctgatgcacttcatcacgtatcatgATGACCAAAACGCAATAAActtcatcctgaagcgatggaaactgattttttcacccgattcacatttatcttcaactctaacttcgttttggctatgtcttcaataaaatcaacaataatgagccaacgaaccatatcttgacactttcttcattttgaactcaaataactcgatatcttaatcaaagtcttcaaaataccagcaaatggaacaagataacgcccaaaatatatgtatgaaaatggcgttatcaacttgttagcatgtttattctcaggttccctagaagtcttccgctgtttgcttatatgctagacaagctatgtgcatggagtcttacatgacatatttttcaatgaaacgttgcatttaccaaatcatcactatgtatcttattttgactgcattgtcaacggaagtactattgtaaactattatttacggtgattgtctatatgtagaaatcatcagatgtcgaaaacctttgatttaaatattcatttatggtgtgccttttcaaaagaatgcaatgtttacaaaacgtatcatatagaggtcaaatacctcgcaatgaaatcaatgaatgacgtattagccatatggatttggagcgatcgtcacaacaatGAACTGTGATTTTGTTGAAACTGAATAGTTTTACAAAAATACCCAACTTACGAGTGAAGGGGAGAATGAAAGtaatgacactctcagttggatGACATGGGTTCCACATCAAATATCTCAAACACAAAACCCTGAACCACCTCAAACACGAGAGCGCGAGCCAACACAAAACCCCGAACCTATACAAACTCCAACACTAAACTCAGAGCCAACACAACCAACACAAAACCATGAACCCACAGAAACTATCCCACCAAACCATGAGACTACTGAAACCTCCTAGAACAATGAACATCAAACACATGAGGAACAAAATGACACAAATTCTGATGAAACCACCCAACGATATGTCCTACCTCAAAGAGTCAATAGAGGTGTCCCACCAAAACGATATTCTCCAGAAAAAGAAGCGCAAAGATCTAGATATCCTATGGCTAATATAGCACAAGGAAACCTGTCAAAAGAAGCTCAAAAATTTAATTCCGTAATTTACTCTGAAAATATTCCAACTTCTATTGAACAAGCGTTCAAATCAAAAAACTGGAAAAAAGCAATGGAAGTTGAAATGGAAGCTCTGAATGATAATGACACTTGGGAAAAATGTGTCATACCTCAAGGGAAAAACCAGTGGGATGTTGATGGGTATATACGATAAAATATAAACCCGATGGAACAATTGAAAGATACAAAGCACGACTGGTTGCGAAAGGGTACACTCAGACATACGGGATTGATTACTCCGAAACCTTCTCACCAGTTGCAAagattgataccattagagttctcttctctatcactgcaaatgaagattggcgacttcatcaatttgatgtgaagaatgcttttctccaTGGCGAATTAAAAGaggaagtctatatggaagcaccaccTGGATTCACTGACAACTTTAGAAacagggaagtttgtcgacttaaaaaggttttatatgggttaaaacaatcaccacgggcttggtttgggagatttacactatttatgaaaaatatgattttaaacaaagcaactcggatcatactctcttttttaaacaaaaagaaaatttaattacatgtttaatcatttatgttgatgatatgataataacaggaaatgataaagagaAAATTTCTAACTTAAtaatgaacttatttaaagaatttgaaatgaaagatttgggcagacttaagtattttttggggattgaggtattacgatcccaacagggaatatttatctgtcaaaaaaagtatgttcttgattttcttgcagaaacaggtatgattgattgTAAACCAGgtgatactccaatgattccaaaccaaaAGTTATATATGGAAGACGAAGCTGATCTTGCTGacaaagggcaataccaaaggatggtgggaaaactcatctatcttgctcacactcggccagatatagcacatgcagttggagttgtgagccagtttatgcatcaaccacaggttcaccatatggaagTTGTAATGAGGATCATCAGATACTTAAAGAAAACAGCAGGCAATGGAGTTGTATTCAAAAAGAATGGGCACCTTGAAGAACAAGTTTATACGGATgcaagttgggctggagaaaaaggagaTAGACGATCAACTTCAGGTTTCTTCACAATAGTTGGAGGAAACTTAGTTGCGTGGAAGAGTAAGAAGCAAAAGGTTGTTTCTCTGTCAAGTGCTGAATCAGAATTTAGAGGAATAGCAAAAGGGGTAGTCGAAGCATTATGGATTCGAAAACTTTTAACATAAATTGGATTCCCTCCAAAAGAAGCCATCCAAATCTTATGCGACAATGAAGCAGCCATCGCTATATCAGAAAATCCTGTTCAACATGATCGAACTAAATATGTTGAAGTAGACAGACACTTTATCAGAGAGAAACTAGATGGGGAAATAATTTCTCTTCCATCCATCAGATCAGAAGATCAACTGGCTGACATTCTCACCAAATCGGTCAATGAAAGACTGTTTAGTGAAGTTCTTACCAAGTTGAATATCGAaaatcccactattcaacttgagggggagtgttagaaataATATGACTTACCTGTTTGGGTAATTGACTTTAGGATTAGAAGAGTCAATCCTCATCACTTCCCAATATAGAAGATCACAAGTGTACATGTGGGACAGCTTCAACGGATAGAGCAGGCTGCACTACACAACATCTTTCCACAATTGCAAAAGGGGTTCCAAAAGTCATATTGGATCCAATCCTTTTTTAGAAATAGCTGTTGTAGCTTCTTGTGTATAAAACACATATCAAATGTAACATAAAAATCCAATTCTATTATATCAAATAAATCTATTAATCAATACAAGATCagattatcaattatcattatcaaattatcaattgaaacagaaattgtCATGTATTTCAGATAACCAACTTGATCATAGTTTTCATTGAGACCCGTGATGAGTTGTAAAACGATGTGATCGTTTTCGAGCGCCGGACCAACATTAGCCAGTTGGTCAGCAATAGTTTTGACAGCTTGGCAATATGAGGTAACATTGGGATAATTGTCAAGCCTGATGTTGGCGAATTTATGTCGAAGATGAACTGTACGGGAATTTTTGTTATCTTCGAAAATTGACTTGATGCGATCCCACGCGTCTTGGGCTGTTTGATCCGGCTTTAATATGTTATCTAACATATCGAGTGAAATTGTTCCATAAATCCATTGAAGCACAATAGCGTCTAATCGATCCTATGATTCTTTGTTGATGGGAGAGGAAGAATCAGTCTCGatagtagatgatgatgatgatgaatcagtGGTTGAGGATTTGGGAATGATGTGTTCGATAACTTGATAGGCTTTGCAGTGGGTTTTGAACAAGCTTACCCAAGACAGGTATTTACTGGTATCCATGTCAAGAGTGATAGGAATAGTATTTTTGATATTAGTAACTGTTAGTGCAGGGTGAAACTTAGTATTTTCTGCCATTGGAGATAAAACAGAGATTGCAAAAGAGAAGGTTTCAGCTGTGAAAAGAAGAAGAATTTGGATCGAGGTTAGGGTGATGCCATGATAGAATATATTGCTTGATTTGATCTGTACAATAGGATGGCATATATAGCAGATTTACAATGCATACAATATCTCCTATTTTAGGCTATGATACAAACCTTGATTGATAAGCTAAAGGTCAGCTATATCTTGATTGACTTTCTAACAATAGGCTAATGGTTAGTTACAATAATATCTCATACTGATATAGTCAAATATACAGGCTATTAGCGGTCAACTCGAATAGACCGTATCAACGATTCTATTTTTCCCAAGTTCTATAAAACTAGTAGACccattcatattcatatttatatccATAATCCATGATCATATATatctcaaaatttgattcaataactctttcAAATTTGGGCAACAAGTATGAGTAAAATTTGAGGAAATGAAGGCAAAAATCTATGGTATTAAGAGGCaaaaagggttttttttttttttttttttttgaattcggTACTAGTCGACCAAAGTGAAGTAATTGGTAATTGGTAATTGGTAATTGGTAATTGGTAAACATGTGTAACCCATTTGTTCGACTTCATAATCAGTTACTAATCTTGATTTTCTACCTACTTTGTTCGACTACACTTTTAACAATTTTAGGGGTGGTCGACAAAAAAACTTGATCCACCACAATATAAGGTTGGTCGACTATGTAGTCGACCAAAATTATATTGTGGTCGACCAAGCCTTTGATAATagttggtcgaccaccttgaaaatgAGGTGATCGACCGGACTAAAGGGCTGGTCGACCAAAATTTTGGTCGTCTGGTGGTGTATAATGGCAATTGTTTtagaaaaaaagtgtattttgtttgaaaaTATTAAAAAAATGTATATTGGCCAGTTTTCCTTTACAAAATCATATGTTAATCCCAGTTATAATAGATGCACATGTGCTTCTAAAGCTCCTTTCGATGAAGTATTCAATTATTTTAATAGTATTTGTTTTTATGTAAAAAAAAGAAGTCATCTCTTTTTAActattcaatattattattattattattattattattattattattattattattattattattattattattactataactatataGATTAGAGCAAATTTTCGTTACTATTTATAAATAGTAACTTTTTcgtcctttagtattttttttttaaattgaattaaaaattatttatttactcCATATATTGTAGCATCTAAAATTCACAAATGATCATATTACATTTTAG
This genomic stretch from Rutidosis leptorrhynchoides isolate AG116_Rl617_1_P2 chromosome 11, CSIRO_AGI_Rlap_v1, whole genome shotgun sequence harbors:
- the LOC139874479 gene encoding uncharacterized mitochondrial protein AtMg00820-like gives rise to the protein MANIAQGNLSKEAQKFNSVIYSENIPTSIEQAFKSKNWKKAMEVEMEALNDNDTWEKCVIPQGKNQWDVDGYKARLVAKGYTQTYGIDYSETFSPVAKIDTIRKQVHHMEVVMRIIRYLKKTAGNGVVFKKNGHLEEQVYTDASWAGEKGDRRSTSGFFTIVGGNLVAWKSKKQKVVSLSSAESEFRGIAKGVVEALWIRKLLT